One part of the Pecten maximus chromosome 9, xPecMax1.1, whole genome shotgun sequence genome encodes these proteins:
- the LOC117334363 gene encoding 60S ribosomal protein L36-like has protein sequence MAIRHEMCIGLQKGHKVTKIEAGRKTRPTRRKGAQTAHVRRVRDLIREVTGFAPYERRMQELLRISKDKRALKFAKRRLGAHVRGKRKREEMQNILQKIRKAQQQK, from the exons ATGGCGATTCGTCACGAGATGTGTATAGGCCTCCAGAAGGGTCACAAGGTGACCAAGATTGAAGCTGGACGAAAGACAAGGCCAACCCGCAGGAAGGGA GCACAGACTGCCCATGTTCGTCGTGTCCGTGACCTTATCCGTGAAGTGACAGGATTTGCTCCATACGAGAGGAGGATGCAGGAGTTACTGAGGATCTCCAAAGATAAGAGGGCCCTCAAATTTGCCAAGCGAAGG CTTGGTGCTCACGTTAGAGGAAAGAGGAAGAGGGAAGAAATGCAGAACATCTTACAGAAGATCAGGAAGGCACAGCAACAGAAGTAG